In one Silene latifolia isolate original U9 population chromosome 10, ASM4854445v1, whole genome shotgun sequence genomic region, the following are encoded:
- the LOC141606767 gene encoding uncharacterized protein LOC141606767 isoform X2 → MGRPHNGFHRYGGTYPVDRDSTYWDHAKSIAKQLTVSHAKYMDSDPVGPIWLLKADVYGVQGLMFMIIFRVKGSNGISVAYNAKVWLKPSNAIEVESFGKVENSERIPKDWVPGAIYPSVKKTSTKKMGKKGLELFKGLSSPVSMTSSELDCRNDTGKLRTRAFYILLEQIRSQRSWDYSRAGKCASTIWRKLPETVDEIG, encoded by the exons ATGGGGAGGCCGCATAATGGTTTCCATCGGTATGGCGGAACTTATCCCGTTGATCGCGATTCTACTTACTGGGACCACGCTAAGAGTATCGCTAAACAACTCACTGTGTCACATGCAAAATACATG GATAGCGACCCTGTTGGGCCGATATGGCTTCTAAAAGCGGATGTTTACGGTGTTCAAGGCTTAATGTTCATGATCATCTTTCGAGTTAAAGGATCAAACGGTATCAGCGTTGCCTACAATGCTAAAGTGTGGCTAAAGCCTTCTAATGCCATTGAAGTCGAGTCTTTTGGCAAAGTTGAAAATTCTG AGAGGATACCGAAAGATTGGGTGCCTGGTGCCATTTATCCTTCTGTTAAGAAGACATCGACCAAAAAAATGGGGAAAAAGGGGCTTGAACTTTTCAAGGGGCTGAGCTCACCAGTTTCGATGACTAGTTCTGAACTAGATTGTCG AAATGATACTGGCAAACTTCGAACCCGTGCCTTCTACATTTTGTT GGAGCAAATCAGGAGCCAGAGAAGCTGGGATTATTCCAGG GCAGGGAAGTGTGCTTCTACCATATGGAGAAAGCTTCCGGAAACT GTAGATGAGATAGGATAG
- the LOC141606767 gene encoding uncharacterized protein LOC141606767 isoform X3: protein MGRPHNGFHRYGGTYPVDRDSTYWDHAKSIAKQLTVSHAKYMDSDPVGPIWLLKADVYGVQGLMFMIIFRVKGSNGISVAYNAKVWLKPSNAIEVESFGKVENSERIPKDWVPGAIYPSVKKTSTKKMGKKGLELFKGLSSPVSMTSSELDCRNDTGKLRTRAFYILLEQIRSQRSWDYSRGSVLLPYGESFRKL, encoded by the exons ATGGGGAGGCCGCATAATGGTTTCCATCGGTATGGCGGAACTTATCCCGTTGATCGCGATTCTACTTACTGGGACCACGCTAAGAGTATCGCTAAACAACTCACTGTGTCACATGCAAAATACATG GATAGCGACCCTGTTGGGCCGATATGGCTTCTAAAAGCGGATGTTTACGGTGTTCAAGGCTTAATGTTCATGATCATCTTTCGAGTTAAAGGATCAAACGGTATCAGCGTTGCCTACAATGCTAAAGTGTGGCTAAAGCCTTCTAATGCCATTGAAGTCGAGTCTTTTGGCAAAGTTGAAAATTCTG AGAGGATACCGAAAGATTGGGTGCCTGGTGCCATTTATCCTTCTGTTAAGAAGACATCGACCAAAAAAATGGGGAAAAAGGGGCTTGAACTTTTCAAGGGGCTGAGCTCACCAGTTTCGATGACTAGTTCTGAACTAGATTGTCG AAATGATACTGGCAAACTTCGAACCCGTGCCTTCTACATTTTGTT GGAGCAAATCAGGAGCCAGAGAAGCTGGGATTATTCCAGG GGAAGTGTGCTTCTACCATATGGAGAAAGCTTCCGGAAACT GTAG
- the LOC141606767 gene encoding uncharacterized protein LOC141606767 isoform X1, with protein MGRPHNGFHRYGGTYPVDRDSTYWDHAKSIAKQLTVSHAKYMDSDPVGPIWLLKADVYGVQGLMFMIIFRVKGSNGISVAYNAKVWLKPSNAIEVESFGKVENSERIPKDWVPGAIYPSVKKTSTKKMGKKGLELFKGLSSPVSMTSSELDCRNDTGKLRTRAFYILLEQIRSQRSWDYSRGSVLLPYGESFRKLLSIFSCTFITNSDLFYNTWKHL; from the exons ATGGGGAGGCCGCATAATGGTTTCCATCGGTATGGCGGAACTTATCCCGTTGATCGCGATTCTACTTACTGGGACCACGCTAAGAGTATCGCTAAACAACTCACTGTGTCACATGCAAAATACATG GATAGCGACCCTGTTGGGCCGATATGGCTTCTAAAAGCGGATGTTTACGGTGTTCAAGGCTTAATGTTCATGATCATCTTTCGAGTTAAAGGATCAAACGGTATCAGCGTTGCCTACAATGCTAAAGTGTGGCTAAAGCCTTCTAATGCCATTGAAGTCGAGTCTTTTGGCAAAGTTGAAAATTCTG AGAGGATACCGAAAGATTGGGTGCCTGGTGCCATTTATCCTTCTGTTAAGAAGACATCGACCAAAAAAATGGGGAAAAAGGGGCTTGAACTTTTCAAGGGGCTGAGCTCACCAGTTTCGATGACTAGTTCTGAACTAGATTGTCG AAATGATACTGGCAAACTTCGAACCCGTGCCTTCTACATTTTGTT GGAGCAAATCAGGAGCCAGAGAAGCTGGGATTATTCCAGG GGAAGTGTGCTTCTACCATATGGAGAAAGCTTCCGGAAACTGTTAAGTATTTTCTCATGCACCTTTATTACTAACAGTGATCTGTTCTACAACACTTGGAAACATTT GTAG